The Pocillopora verrucosa isolate sample1 chromosome 9, ASM3666991v2, whole genome shotgun sequence genome includes the window GTCTAACTTTTTTCCGTTTTATCGAAGTCAACTGAACATAACAAATTTTACCGTCCAAACTAAATACCGCAAAAGAAAATTCATCCAAAAGAAATTTATGCAAGTTTTTCCAGTGGCCTTATGCCGTTTTTCTTTGAGGGAGATGCTCATATTACGTACACAGGAATTCTTATCATCACACAGAAGTCTTCAAATCACGGATTTGATCTCATATCCTACGAATTACCTCCAAGAGTTGTTAGAACGCTTTTGAATTGAGTGtcctaaaacaaaaaccaacagccaataaaatgaaaggaaatactTTAAGGAGCCAATAGGAACccaaagtaaaacaacaaaaccaaagcaCGGGAAAACGagggcgaccaagtcgtgattgctTTTAGTTTTGCAACTGATTGGATGAGAGAGTGACTCCAGTTTTCTTGGCCAATTACAGTGCGAAGGAAAGGAACAACAATGAAACCTCGGATTACTTTCGATCAAAGTATCAGAAACTATTGTTTGTAGCTGCTaatgaaggaattgaaaaaattgtatcATTCTGTTAAAGTGGAAATGGATAATAGAGGGAAAGTAATATCACTAGTTATTTTTGTGGGGAAGCAGCCTCTCCCTCTTCTGCCTACAGGTCCCTTAACCCTTTTAATTCCCAGAgctgattaacatgaaacttctccctataatatccatacgtTTTCTAGCAAACAgttaataagaatactcaaacttatcagggagaGGTCATCTTGATCTCAGACCatattctcataactaatttactaagcaatgtgtagcagcaagaggggaaaATTAACTATCAGATTtgggggttaaaaggttaataacTACatgggatggggggggggggtaccgATATCAATACACCATTAAAGTACAGGCCCCAAGGAATGAATTTTGAAGTAAGGGAGTACTGAGACTGCTTTGATAGTGGAGTATTTTAAATCCttggagtgaccagcatctcaaTTATCCTTACAGTaacactgctgaatcattcattattatgatgagaaaaaaggacATAATTGCCCAGTACTTAAGAAGCTTGCATTGATAAATGAGTTGTCCTCGTCAGCACTAAAGGGAATGTGTAGAGAagggtatggagaatatagatactgatcttagggtgttaAGGATTAATGACCACAGGGAAACTCCTCTTGGAGTCCAGGGTCATATTtgtgtgttgaaaattttgaaaattgaccaTCCATGTTGGCCAATTAGGGAACCCTTTCTGAGCATTAGTTTGTTCCTATCGGGAAGCAATTTTGATGCAATTTTTCCTCCAAGGAGTGAAGTGAAGGGGTACTATCCTTATTCCAGCTACTGGTACTTTGGAGTATCATGACACAATCATGGTAGTTCAGAAAAGATGATCCGGGGTGTGTGTATCAACCCTTTAAATTCCAAGTTCAAGATAGAAATTCTTCCAACTTATTTCCTTagttttcttcaaatatttaacaggagaatttggttatCTCAAAAAAACACCCTGTAGCTGGTGAGCTTTTCTGTTCTCATAACCTGCGAAGGAGATAACCTATTGTAATTGCAGGAAGAAGtcacatgttcatcacttctgagggttaaagagttaaaaagggaaattgtaCTAGAAAGCATGCATGACAGTGGAAAGCCATGCAATACTTATCATCAATTGCAAGCTGCACATAATGAAACATACCTTCCAGACACAAGAACTGAACCCTCACAGTGAACACAACATATCGCATCGTTGTGACCTTCTAAAGATCTCACATAAAACTTCATATCACTGTTTAAGGATGGTGACTGCAATATGCAAGTTTTTGTATTTGCCAGAGGAGTATCAGGCACCTTGCCCTGAACAGCACCTTGATTAGTACTTGTACTCTTGCTTTGATTAGGTTTATTTTCATCCTGCGCACTTTGACTGATAACTTTTTGTTCTGCTCCCTCAACATCAGATGCGAAAAAAGTGGTGGTAGTTACTTCCTCTTCTATTTCTTGCTGAATCAACAGAGCTGGTTCatcttcttttgtttgattttccaTTCTTTGTATTTCCAAATTCAGTTCGTCTTCCCTTGCTACCAATTGCTGCACTTTAGAGCGTATTTCATCTTTTGTACAAAGCTAagaatgtcaaaaaaaaaaaaaaaagattatctattgaatttaaaaacttaCAAAGCTGCAAATTTATGGACAAAAGATAACATCAGCATGATAGATCATTCAAAGCAAGTGGGACACACTGCAAGAACCTTAATCCAAGCTTCCATAGTGTGATGTAAAAATAAGTGTTATTTATTTAGTACCTTGTCAGGCATTGTGACACACTTTGCAAGCTTAAGTAGAGATCTTGGTGGGCTGAATTAAAAAATGCATGCTTGTGTGATTGTTCCGactgttttgttgtcattttgttcagtttttatttctcaatgttttccaaagtgataataatagtaacataGTTTCTTTTCTTGGACATAACTATCTCTTCGGCCTTTCTATGAGTCATTTTAAGTCCTCTCCTAGTGTCTTGGGCTAATTGACTCTCAGTCaggcccaaaacatatttatgcccaCAAACAAAGACTCTGTTGTTTTATTCTAGCTTGTTAGGGGTTGGGATGATTGGTTCATTGCAGATCACTTATCAGGTCTCCTTGAAAATACACCAGTACCCATGCATATTTCTTGGTAAAAAGATGCATTTTGAATCAAAGTTACACTCATGCTTTTTGCTGGAAATCACCAATAAAATAGCTCCTAATGTATGGCTAAAACCCATACCTTTAAATCTTAAGTCCTACACTTTAACTTTTTGGCTCCTGCAACTTCAACCGAACAGACCAGCGAGTAAATCCTTCTTTGAAGAAATATGAGAAAAATCTGTCATGATTACAAAACACTTGATAAGCTGGCAGTGACTcgacagaaatttttttcaatggtttCACATCTTTGGTTCAAACCAAAGAATTTTTGTGGTCAGCCTTGCTCTATTTAGTCATGAACTGTGCGGAAACAGACTATGAAATGTATTTGGTAAATCGAGTACTGAAAAGAAATgtggaaaattaaaatcagtggTTTAAAAGGGAAAAGCATTGTAACTTGCTTGGGACCAGACTCACTATTTATGAAAAATCAACAGATGGGTAAAAATAACAGGCATCGGTGCCAAAATTAACTTTCGTGCTTATCTATCGCTTCCGGCCAGGTGATCTGTTCTCAACAACGAACTCGTCGatggcggaaaaaaaaaacattcgcGCTCACGGGTAAATTACAGTTAAGctgaatcaattatttttcagtgAGTGTTAACCACGACCTCAGTAACCTTTAATTATAATCAAATTGATGAAAAGCAAGTTGACCCAAATCTCTTTTCATTCGTTTTTACTTACAAACTGTAAGCAAAGAAGTATAGTCTGCACTACTGTTTGTAATCATAGCTACTACGAGACGCGTATTAAACGTGGCTATTGTTTATCATGGCACAGTTTCAGTACGAAATTTTAACTTTCACCATTACCTTAAGATATTCTTCTTCCGTTAATTCTCGCTCTAAGTCCtctaatttttcaatttgccGTAGCTTTTTCCTGAATTTTCGTAACTCAGTAGCAACTTTCTGTCTATCGAAGTCGGCCATTATACACGCTGAAAATGATTGAAGACTGGGAATAATTATTTCAACATGTTCCAGGCTGGGGTAGGGTtaggttttttctctcttctgtcTACCCTCACCGTGGCCGTGATCCAGCAGCTGGAATGCCAAAACACAATAAACAGCAGgtcatttttttatctttattttcccacaacgattaaaattttaacTCATATTGATTTGCCTTTCCACAAGATAACGCTATTAATCAAATCGCGCTTTGTGTATAAAGCTTAGCACTATTCATGAAATCCGTTTTGATACACCACAAACATTTCCATAGTCCATTTTTATTAAGATTTAGGAAGTCAAAACATGTGCTAAAGCGAAATAATTTATACTAGACCATGTCatgaaacaattaaaatgtTTGATGGACCGTGTGAAATTGTATAATAAACATTctaaaagatttttctttatttactgCCGAGTAAAGTTTCTTCAATTATTTTGAATGAACATTTATTGATTTATCATCTTCTGTTATTTGAATACTAAATCTGTGTCCTGAATCCCAGCTGCCTCAATAAACTGCCATATTTTGTACTAGTatgtgtaaaaaaatttaatatggATTTCGTTCTGCtgattgcaaataaaaaagctaTGATTTCATTGGCTGGCGGGTGACACATAGGAGTATATTTCTCGTCAAAGTCGACAGAAGAAAGGGTGTCTCATATGCCAGAACCATTAGCACAGCTTGCGCCTCGCTAATTGACAAACAGAAATACTCATTCGCTGAATTTTTAGTCATGTAAAGAATCCCTTAGAAAGGTATTCTGTGTCAGTTACGAGTTGGGAAGTACGCGCGGCATCTCGTATCGTTCACCCTTGATCGGTGTTGTTCATGCCTCTTCAGTCAAGAGCCTAAGTTATTATATGTCAAGTGCTGTGACAGTCTTCCTGATGAGTCActtaaaagaattttaaatttctcctcTTGAAGACAACTTGTTTCGACAGCGGGAACTTGACAATCGATATACCTAATATCTTTTATTGCTGACCTCAATTTTCGCCAACTGTGGGTCAAATGCGAACGTTTCACGGATGGCGGCCAAGTTTAGTTGGATCGTACTGCAACTGTTCGCCGTATGGATTCGAATTTGTCGTTCTTCTTGCGGTGACCACCTTGAAGGCTATTCCGGAGACCTTCGTTTTCCTATAAGTGGAGGAAATGTTGGCGAAAGTCTTCGCTGCACTTGGACAATTACAGTGTCAGAGAGATTTCGTGTAAAAATTACATTCACAGACTTTGTTATGGAAACAATATGTTGTTCTTGTACGCATGATTTTTTAGAAATTCGCGACGGGTCTCTTGACAATTCCACTGTTATTGGACGATTCTGTGCAAAAAGGCAACCTAAATTTATTTACTCCACGACAAATGTTATATGGATTCAATTTACGTCTGATTTTCGTACCTACAGTAGTAATCGTTTTCGGCTGTCATACGAAGCAGTATGTGGCAGCCATTACACTGATTCTTCAGGCACTCTTCGTTCACCAAGGTATTCGTTTCCTTATGAAAACAAAGATTGCATCTACAGCATCGAGGTGCCGAAAGggagaataaaggtaaagttCGAGAGCTTCAGAGTTAATGGTCGAATGCCTGTTTGTTTATATGACTTTCTTGAGGTGAAGGAAATTGGATACTTCGTACTCTCAAATTCTCAAGGAGAATCGAGACGTAGTCGTTACTGCGGCATTAACAAACCGCCAATTATTTATTCTACAAAAGGTAGTATTCTGTGGTTTAGATTCAAGAGGTCAGATGATGGGAAATCACGATTCATAGCTAATTATCGCACCATTTTCGTTGGAGAGGGAACATGTGGTGGAACCTTTAAAGATACATCGGGGTTAATATACTCGCAAAATTACCCCTATCACTTTCCACACGGCCAAGAATGTGTATGGAAAATTCGGGTGGATCCTAACATGCATGCACATTTATACTTTGATACCTTGAATTTTGGATATAAAATGGATGGAGTCTGTGGGTATGGACATTTAGAAATTTATGATGGGTCAGAGGAATCCTCTTTTAAAATTGGCGAGTATTGCGGAAATGTTATTCCCAACAAAATCATTTCCAGGACAAATGAGCTCATGATCAAGGCAGTGTCAAGTTACGAGGGAAAAAACATGGGGTGGTTTTCTCTGCATTATGAGTCATCTACTGGAAGTGTTTGTGGAATGTCTAAGTTCACCTGCGCAAATCGGCAATGcattgaaaatgataaagaatGCAATGGTCAAAAAGACTGTGAAGATGGTTCAGATGAAGAAGTTTGTCCTGAACAAACTTCATCCAAAGACCCTGGTTTTCTCTCTTGGTACAGATTCTGGCCTGTCAGCATTGTGGGAGGAATGCTTATTGTTGGAGTATGGCTTTGGAgagcatggaaaaaaattatggcaGCTCGATCTGAAGTGGACAGACCTCATGCAACTACTCCATCACCAAATCATTTAGAGATGCTCCCTTGTACTTCTGTGGAACCTCCAAGTTACAATGAGGCTGTTGCTGAAAGTGTAGAGCCTCCGCCCTCTTATGAAGAAGCTCTCAGAGAACGATTAAACCCTCAGAATAGCATACAAGAGGCTGACTCTCTCAGGGTTCACTCTGACTTAAATACTGGCAACATAGCATTGCCCAGAAATGTAGGTCAAACGTTGTCCATGGTAGTTTATGAGGGTTCATCAACAAGCTCTCATGGTTCTCCATATGACAGTCATAGAAAGAGGGGTTATACTTCTCTACACTTAAATGCTCAAAGTATTTAGTGCTCTGTCcagttataataataattattagttCATAAAAATCATATTGTAGTATTATTCAATTGTGACAGATAGTTCAGGAAAGATCAGTCAATTGTTGGATTTAAtctgggattactttggttctGCTTGACAGCCTACTGCAAttgatttagaaaaatataGCAACTCTATAGTCAATCAGAAGTAAAATCATCAGTAATCAGAAGTAAAAGTAAACACCAATTTATACTTGGCCACACCCATTTCCATGATCATGTttatttttccaagttttcgTTGGctccttttgatattttcctttcttattgGCGGCTGTCAATTATCTTGGATTTGGTTTTCCTTCACTCATACAAAATGAGCTTTAACTGAATATGTTCCAGTTTGCAGAATATATCCAAGGGTTTTTagtcagttttttaaaaaatttttaacctttccactcccaagatctcattagtaattctccttactgtcttgcatataattcttatgatgatGGCTGGGAGAatttggatcaacttataattctCTAACTGATATAACTTTCTCCCCAATTTATGAATGAAAACACTTGCTTGGCAGTCATCTTTCTGTGCTGTTAGAGTTATTGTAAACAGAGTTTCAACATCAAAGAAAGGGTTTGAAAAGAGGACATGTTTTAGCCAAGTTATCTGACAAGAACTTCTGCATTAATGATAGCTTAGctaatttgaataaaatgtattgcaaaaaaataggaaaattacTAGTTGCCAAATCTACTTATATTTcata containing:
- the LOC131775634 gene encoding CUB domain-containing protein 2-like, which encodes MAAKFSWIVLQLFAVWIRICRSSCGDHLEGYSGDLRFPISGGNVGESLRCTWTITVSERFRVKITFTDFVMETICCSCTHDFLEIRDGSLDNSTVIGRFCAKRQPKFIYSTTNVIWIQFTSDFRTYSSNRFRLSYEAVCGSHYTDSSGTLRSPRYSFPYENKDCIYSIEVPKGRIKVKFESFRVNGRMPVCLYDFLEVKEIGYFVLSNSQGESRRSRYCGINKPPIIYSTKGSILWFRFKRSDDGKSRFIANYRTIFVGEGTCGGTFKDTSGLIYSQNYPYHFPHGQECVWKIRVDPNMHAHLYFDTLNFGYKMDGVCGYGHLEIYDGSEESSFKIGEYCGNVIPNKIISRTNELMIKAVSSYEGKNMGWFSLHYESSTGSVCGMSKFTCANRQCIENDKECNGQKDCEDGSDEEVCPEQTSSKDPGFLSWYRFWPVSIVGGMLIVGVWLWRAWKKIMAARSEVDRPHATTPSPNHLEMLPCTSVEPPSYNEAVAESVEPPPSYEEALRERLNPQNSIQEADSLRVHSDLNTGNIALPRNVGQTLSMVVYEGSSTSSHGSPYDSHRKRGYTSLHLNAQSI